The Pan troglodytes isolate AG18354 chromosome 6, NHGRI_mPanTro3-v2.0_pri, whole genome shotgun sequence genomic sequence CGGGAACGAGGCTGGGCATCCCACACACTCCTGAGTGCTTCCACCCACGAGGGGGCAGAAGGGAGAAGCCAGGAAAGGGGGAGTTCACGACCCGGGTGAGGTgatggagagggaaggaaggactcTGAAGCCTGTGCGGGGACCAGTTCTTTGGAAAAACAGAGGGTGGATAACAGCAGCTCaaggcccccacccccaccccccacctaaTAGTCCGCAAGTTCAGGTCAGGGAATGGGCAATGGTGTTTGGGGGAGCTAGAGGCAAGATAGTAGGGGGAAAAGGGACAGAGTGGGGGGACCTGCGCCGGTaagggcaggagggcaggagtcAGAGGGGACTTCCCAGGAGACGCAGCGTCGGAAATGACAGGAAAGAGGCTGGCTGGGGAAACTGCGGAAGGGGGCGGGTCTTTTTCCCCCTCCCCGCCAGAGGAGAGGCCTCAGATGTCGGCCTCCAACAGGTACTGTTCAGTATAACCCTTCAccagctccagccccagcccGACCTGGCAGAAGTCAGCCAGCTGTGACCACAGCTGGGGCTCCAGGAAGAGCTGGCACATGACGTTGAGGCCGACGAGGCGTGGGGCCTGGCGCTGCAGGTGCCACAGCAGCTGGCTCTGCACCTGCGCGCCGTCGCTACCGAAGGCGTCGATGTTGAGATAGCGCCAAGTGCCGTCCCCTCCGTGCGGGATGGGGAAGGGGCGCGTGCATAGCGTGAGCACGCGCGGGCGCGCGCGGCTGTCCACGCGCCACTCCAGGCCCTTGGCCGCCAGCAGGCGCAGGTTGCTTTCGCTAGGCCGGTAGGGCTGCCAGTCCTGGATGATGGTCCCGCCTGGAAGCACGTCGCGCTGCACGGAGGGCGACAGCAGGAGGCGTGCCACGTCGCCGCCTGCCTCGGACACGGCCTCGGTGGGCAGCGGCGAGAAGGTGCCAGAGGTCCGCAGCGCCGCCAGCCGCGCGCCCAGCCCGGCCAGCAGCGCGGACGCGTTGAATCGGACCAAAAGGATGCCCTGCGGGGGGCACGAGTGAGCGCGGGGAGGGGGGGCGCAGCAGGGCTGGCGAGCCCGGCGCCTCTCGGCAGGCATCTTCACTCCCACGTTCGCGCCCACGGGCTCCCACCTGGGTCCCTCTGGAGGAGCGACCGTGAGGGCTCCGGGCCGAGTGGGGTATGGGAAAGCCTGGGTTTCAAGGGTACCAGACAGGGACCAGGGGCACGGGCTCCCAGTACGTGGATCCCCAAGAAGAGGTGGGATCAGTATGGAGTAGCCAGGGACTGAGGGTACGGGTCCCCGGGTCTCCAGGGACGTGAAAGCCAGGGAGGCCGATCAGTCAGTAGGATTGgggaggagcagagggaggaCAAAGGCTCAGAGGAGATGGCTTGGGGCCCTGAGCAGAGGCAGGATCCTAGGGGAGGCAGGGTCCCCGAAGTTGGCAAGTAAGGACTAGGGTTTCAGGCTGGGAGTCGGGAGTTTGACTTCCCCTGGGTCAAAGGGTCTGGTAAGGACTGGGAGTCCCAGGGCAAGGCTCATGGGCCGCGCCACTCGGTAAAGCCCAGAGAGAGAGCAAGCCCGTGttctgctgggggtggggagggtctCCCCGTATGCCCCAGCAGAGAGGCCCAGCCATCCGAGCGCCCTGTCCTTCTCACCTGCTTGGTGATTAGGCGGTATTTCTTCAGCTCCCGGGGGCCCAGCTGGTCGTCCCGGGTGAGCCGTGCCACCTTGACCCCCGGGTGCTGTCTCTTGACCAGCTGCGAGCAGAAGCGCTGCAGCAGCCCGGCCACGCCCTTCCCGCGCTCCCAGGGCGCCACGCGCAGCCCCTCCACCAGCGCCGTCTCCCCGGCGTCGATCACGTTCACCGACTCCAGCGCGATCTGCGGACCGAGGCCGTTAGCGCGGGGCCCTCACCGCCTGCGCCCCTGCCAGGGCTGTCAGTTCACTGGGCTCTCCTCTTCCCACACGCTGAGCACTCCGCGTCACCACCCGGGCACCAGGCCAGGCCTGGGGTGGCACGGCACTTGGGCCTCAGATTACAGAGCCGGCAGAACAGTCATTCGCCGGGGCTTCgtccacctttttatttttatttattttaaatttaggacAGGGtctcctcacccaggctggagcgcagtggtgcgatcacagctcactgcagcctcaaactcctgggctcaagcgatcccctccacccccaagacttcctagtagctgggacaacaggcacgcaCCCCTACTCtcggctttttatttatttttattttttggaaacaggggtctcgcatgttgcccaggctggtctggaactcctagcctcaagtgatcctcctgcctcggcctcccaaagagctggggttacaggagttaGCCGACGCGCCCGGCCCCTTCCACCTCTTGAGATGCTCCAGCTCCGAGTGTGTCAAGTTCCGGACCGCTCACCACGCCCCTTCCTTGGCTCCTCCCCCGGGAGTTTGCCACGCCCCACTTCCTTTTAGCTCCTCCCCCAGCCCAATTCTAAGCTCTTCCTGCTCCCACCCCTAGCCtaccctctctctcctgctccccaccTCCTTTGCTTTTACCCCCAGAAATTCCTCCGGTGGATCCTCGAACTTTCAAACGCTCACCTGTCCCTCTGGTTCCTCTGCTTTAGGAGtcctccaccccaccctcacTGACATAGCCCCTGGATCCGCACTGCACGCCCTGCACTTTGGTCCCAAAGCAGGCTCTATttcctcagcctccggaggaAGGCTGGGGAGAAGctctcatcctcctcttcctaaGATCCACGCACCCGCAGGTGGCTTCACCCCATGTCACCTGGGCCCTGCCCCCGGGCTCACCACGCCTCCGTTGCGCTTGGCCAGCACCACCGTGCGGTCGGGGTCCCGGAGCCAGCTGTGGTAGCGGCTAGGAAGGTAGTCCAGGCCGCCGTAGATGCCCCCCGAGATGGCCAGCACTTCCTCAAACTCCCGTTCCGTGGCCACCACGAAGTCCAATGGCTCGGCCTCAGCCTCAGGCCCCGATCCTGACCCAGGATCGGCCCCCGACAACTCGGCCTTGGCCTCAGGCCCTGACTCAGCCCCCAGgggctcagcctcagcctcaggccCCGATCCTGACCTGGGCTCGGCCTCCACCTCCTGTGGCCGGGTTTCAGAGCTTGGCTCTGCATCTCGGGCAGTCTTCTTTTCCGGCTTAGGGACCTCTGAGGTGGCTGTGCCATAGCTGGCTTCCAGCTTCATGAccctgcagaaaaaaaaagagaattcagcACCTGGATCAGCCCCTTTGTTTCCACATCTGGGCCCCTGCACACAAACGGTCCTAATGCCCCTTCCTACACAAacaccctttctttttcttttatttatttatttatttatttacttatttatttatttattttttgagacggagtctcgttctgccgcccaggctggagtgcagtggcgcgatctcggctcactgcaacctctgcctccccgcttcaaactattctcctgccttcacctcctgagttgctgggactacaggcacgtgccaccatgcctggctaatttttgtatttttagtagagacggagcttcaccatgttgtccaggctgatcttgaattcctgacttcaggtgatcctcctacctcagcttcccaaagtgctgggattacaggtgtgagccaccacattggcccctttcttcatttcttcttcttatttttttttaatacagatagggatctcactacgttgcccaggctggtctcgaactcctgggttcgagatcctcctaccttggcctcccaaagtgctgggattacaggtgtgagccactctacCTGGCCCACACCCTTTCTTTTCTGCTGTCCACACAGACCCTGGGAGTGGAGGTCTCCCAGCTCCCTCCCGTTTCCCACCAGCTTCCAGAAATCTCAGCTCTACCCACCTCACTCTTATGGGATGCTCCCTAACAGTCAGAAACTTAGAACCCTGTGAGATCCCCATAGACCAGCCCCAGATCCAGGGAcccaggcaaaagaaaaaaggcacttgggggtagttttaaaaaaaaaaaaaaagaagaaggctgGACACGGAaactcatgcctgtactcccagcactttgggaggccaaggcaggtggattggtTGAGTCAtggagtttaagaacagcctgggcaatatagtgagactctgtctatacaaaaaattagccgggcatggtggtgcagtgggcctgtagtcccagctgctctgaggctgaagtgggaggatcgtttgagccaaggagacaaaggttgcagtgagccgggatcacaccaccgcactccagcctgtgtgacagagagagaacctgtgtcaaaaaaaaaaaagaggcacacTCCTTCAAGGATCCCATCACCTCTCTAAGACCTCTGCAAGGACAACATGAGAAAGAAACTCCCACTCTCACCCCTCTGTCCACAAGAAAGTTCCCAGAGAACAGTGGAGGACTCACCCTCACCCCATTTCCTGCCACTACCAGCTACAATCCCAGCCAGGGCCAAGGGGGAGGGTGTAGACCCCAAATATCCTCCATATTGCTGCCCCAGTTCCCCgtccccccacctccacctcttgaCATACACATTCAAATATAAGCAAGATAGATAGCTCCACTAGAAAATGTCAAGCCAGCCTAGCACGGCAGCTcagccgaggcgggtagatcacctgaggtcaggagttcgagaccagcctggccagcgtgatgaaaccccatctctaccaaaaatacaaaaattagccaagcatggtggtggacacctgtaatcccagctactagggaggctgaggcacaaaagtcacttgaacccaggaggtggaggttgtagtgagcctgaGCTgaggttgagccactg encodes the following:
- the NAT16 gene encoding probable N-acetyltransferase 16 codes for the protein MKLEASYGTATSEVPKPEKKTARDAEPSSETRPQEVEAEPRSGSGPEAEAEPLGAESGPEAKAELSGADPGSGSGPEAEAEPLDFVVATEREFEEVLAISGGIYGGLDYLPSRYHSWLRDPDRTVVLAKRNGGVIALESVNVIDAGETALVEGLRVAPWERGKGVAGLLQRFCSQLVKRQHPGVKVARLTRDDQLGPRELKKYRLITKQGILLVRFNASALLAGLGARLAALRTSGTFSPLPTEAVSEAGGDVARLLLSPSVQRDVLPGGTIIQDWQPYRPSESNLRLLAAKGLEWRVDSRARPRVLTLCTRPFPIPHGGDGTWRYLNIDAFGSDGAQVQSQLLWHLQRQAPRLVGLNVMCQLFLEPQLWSQLADFCQVGLGLELVKGYTEQYLLEADI